The Porites lutea chromosome 4, jaPorLute2.1, whole genome shotgun sequence genome contains a region encoding:
- the LOC140934120 gene encoding disintegrin and metalloproteinase domain-containing protein 12-like, with translation MIYDGNETYYVHPLPNNTDKHVMYRARDMMQEKKRCGVESASSETFVDQLTAHGKHRSRRSVQSETKYVELVIVNDNSQYVDLSKNKASVEHRSRSIANIVDSLYRPLNIRIALTMVEVWTDRDRIVVDENSDKCLDNFMVYRNDVLYKNFKHDNAMLLVHRSFTGSTVGKASVSAMCGRKSGGVVQDHATSAAATAATLAHEMGHNFGMYHDDDLADCKCNAADNQGCIMSAVARQVFYLLLVINSRSLKTTVVSLFDIR, from the exons CATGTTATGTACAGAGCAAGGGATATGATGCAGGAAAAGAAGAGATGTG GAGTTGAAAGTGCTAGTTCTGAAACTTTTGTGGATCAGCTTACTGCTCATGGAAAGCATAGG aGTCGTAGAAGCGTGCAAAGTGAAACAAAGTATGTGGAGTTGGTCATAGTCAATGATAACAGCCAG TATGTGGATCTGAGTAAGAACAAGGCTTCAGTGGAACATCGGTCAAGGAGTATAGCCAATATTGTGGACTCT CTTTATCGTCCTCTCAATATTCGCATTGCTTTGACGATGGTTGAGGTTTGGACCGATCGTGATCGAATTGTTGTTGATGAGAACTCGGACAAGTGTTTGGACAATTTCATGGTTTACAGGAACGACGTCCTTTATAAGAACTTCAAGCATGACAATGCAATGCTTCTGGT ACATCGTTCTTTTACAGGTTCAACAGTTGGTAAAGCTTCAGTGTCGGCTATGTGTGGGAGAAAGTCGGGCGGGGTTGTTCAG GACCATGCTACAAGTGCCGCAGCTACTGCCGCCACTTTGGCTCATGAAATGGGTCATAACTTTGGCATGTATCATGATGATGATT TGGCAGATTGTAAGTGCAACGCAGCTGATAATCAGGGATGCATCATGTCCGCAGTTGCCAGGCAAGTCTTTTACTTACTACTAGTTATAAACTCTAGGTCTTTAAAAACAACTGTGGTTTCTCTGTTCGATATTAGATGA